A stretch of DNA from Tigriopus californicus strain San Diego chromosome 11, Tcal_SD_v2.1, whole genome shotgun sequence:
TCCAATCCTGTCCTGCAGCGACATGAGGATCATTACCAATCAAGCGATACGATGCGTGCCTAGTCGAAAGTGTCCGTATGACATGCCTTTTTAATGGCACTCTAATGCAAGTCCAGGCTGACAGGAGCAACCTCTAATTGCCGAGGATTGATCAGCATGTAGCAGAGAATGGGTTTCGGCCAGTGTCTGTAGAGAGCTGTGTGCCGAGTACAAAATTGCAAGGCTGGTTTTGCGAGGAATGGGAGAAGGGTGGTAAGACACGCGTTGGAGAGAAAGGGACCAAGAAAGGGATTCATTCCGCTATCATAACATTGTTCCCACTTCCAATTCGCACCATTTCATGCCTTGACAATGGCTTCCAAACGACGGCACAAGTTTCATTGGAATTGTGGGTCAATAGTGTCGTCTCACATGTCCTTCATTATCCTTTTTATGGAAGGTGGAACAAGGGCCGAATATTGAATCATCTTCCGTGGAGCAGGAGTTTGGATGTTGAATATTGAATCCCAGATTTTTGCATGCATCCACTGATCCGAGCGATTGGCGGACCCGGTATCCAATTTGGATATTCTGTTCCACATGAAAGGCCAATGAAAATGAGCCAACTCGTTGTTGTCTTTTCGCTCTTGATCTCGTTTTACAGGCACACAAACACACGAGAGTCTCACATACGGGAATTGCTACATGTCCAAATATACGCAATGTCGTAAATGTCGAGGTTGAATTACGGATAATTCATTGAGGTAATGGCGGTTGTAGTGGGTTGAATGCAGATTTGGAACAGGATTGAGATGACCACAAGCCAGCCTGAAGGCCAAATGGACCATCCTGGAAATGGGATAAACAACGATAAAGCTTTGAAGTGCTTCCTTATAATGGCTGACCTAGTCTATTAGAGGCAGAGGGGACGGGGGACAGTTATTGTTTTAATGTGACTTCGTGCATGGAGATCGCACAACAGAGAGTGCTTCCAAAAGCAAGCCCATTGTCAATACTTTGGAAACTGCGGTCCAGATTGAGATATATGGAGATTCTCTCTCTAATACAAGCCgacttttcttttgatgatACAAAGGGATCGGAGATTGATACCTGAGGCAAACAACGACCCATAACTGAAGTGGACCGATGATTTCTGGTGATGAGTTTCCGTGGTTTGGGCCTCGGAATTCACTGTCGATATAGACGAGGAACATCGAAGGCTGATTGAAAGCTCATTCTCGGGAAATGACTTGGGCGTGACCTGAAACTCGAGACCCAGAATGGCCGTTTCCAAGCCATCCTCGTGTTGAATCGAAGGATACGGATGTAGGAAGTAATCGGGCGCCTGAAAAAGTAGTGGGGATCATTTGGTATTTCGGAAAGCCATCTTGGTGCGTGTCTCTGGGATCCAACCCCAATGTGTTTGCCAAGTAAATATGGATATCCCTCTACTGGATCATTATAGCTCCCCATGCATAGTGGGAAGCCTCTTCCCGCTCAGGGGGAAAAGTTGCGGAGATGGAAAGTTTCCACCTCGGTACATTGATTGACCAATCATGCTCGGCTTTGGCCACCAAGGGCCAATTTCAACCATCAAACTTTGGCATCCCGTCCAACTGGCACCCACCCGCCAGAGTGCATTAACCTTGGGGAGCATTTCATTAGGTCACACTTACTGGGGCGTTATTGATGTACCAATGGAGCGTGGCCGCTGGTTTGGAACGCTCAGAAGTACAGTTGACGTGTACACGATCACCCACGTGATACGTATGGCTGCCGCCCGATATCCGTGGACCTTTCCTGGGCAACACTGCCATGATGTCGACAAAATAAGGGAAGAATTAGATACACGATATATAATACCAAATAGATCCAGATACTGAAAAAATTGATCACAGATGAAAAAATTGGTTGCTGGTACTTTCTCAGATGTGAGCAAATGTTTCCTCTTTTCACCAAAATGTTTAAAAGCTAGTATTAAGTAGTTGGTTCGAGCTTTGGTCATTTTCTAGAAACCTGGTTAGCCAATACAAATCAACACCATACCAATAAAATGACAAAGAGATCGAGATGCCTGAACCAAAGATAAGATACGCAAGCCCGTTCCCCATTAAAAATATACTATAGGACTATCAAACTGAAAAGACCACTTACCCACCACGTCCATGCGACTACTTCGTGACACAGTATTGAATAAGGGTGCCTCCGCTGAAACCTCACACCGATATTGACCGGCGCTCTGTAGATTAAGGTTTCTCACCATCACTTGGTTCTTATTCGAGTGTCGTGGCTACAATAAATAATGTGAGTGAATGATTTGCCCTGGATCCCCAACCCCAATGAAGATACTCACGTCCACCCGCACCCCCGGGAGTCGGAAAATGGTCACTGTTTGGTCAATGTCACCGGGAATGTATCGATAGAACTCGTTGCCATCCTTGTACCATTTGACGGAATAGAGCTGCTCGTTCTCCAAGTCGTAGAGACAATCTAGAATCGCTTTATCACCAATGAACTTGTGACTTGGCACTGTCAGACGGACCAGTCGCACACAATCTGTCCCTGGAACAATTAGGAACACGATTAAAAGCGAACTCGTTAACTTGGTGGTCTAGACAATTGGGCAATGTTGGGCAAAAGACTGCTTAGATGGAGTGTGGGAAGAAGAGCAGAAGTTTTTCCAAGTCCTTTAATGCAAGCCGGATTGTTTGTGACTGGTCCAAACACCTCGTTCTATTGTTGAAAAACTGTCTTTTGTGTCATTTCTGAAGATTTATTCGCTCAacttttggttctttttctcttATCTTTCCTGGCCAATATgaaatttgttcaattatGGCTTTCGTTTTGAATAGAAAAATGGCCATTATCAGTGTCATTCAGGCTCAAAATATGTGGTCCAATAATAAATATACCCGTACAAGACTTCAACTTCAAAGGCAAGTCATCGTGTAGTCCAAGTAGTCGGAGAGCAATGGATCAAAACTTTTCCTTGTCTTTGGTTAAGACACTTTCGAATTTATATCTCCCCTCCCTCTTTTTTAAAGGGTCTTTCTCTCTTTAGAGAAAGGACGAGAAAGGACGGGAAAGAGTTAATTAATGCCGCTTTTTTCCCGAACTTTTGTCAGCGGAGTTGGGGTGAAGAAAAAGGTCTCACCAAATTTGGGAAGCCGTTTAAGACGTGCAATACACACACCATACACACGTGTATCTCTGGTCCTAAATTTCCCTCTAGATAGATAATCAAATGAAGACTGGCTGTGTATGCGTTTGGTTCGCTTTCCTCCTCCATTCTGCTCTTCCCACCACTGGCTTTGCAGGCTTTTTTCCCATTCGAAGCCCTTTTGAGCCATGATTGAGACATTTTAGCCTACTTTTCCACTTGGAACCAATGGCAAATGGGCTCCGATTTATGGCCAATTGTAAGGCCATAACCGGCAATCTGTTCAATATGCGACCCTCCTCCATTGTCTAACGACTCCCAGCTCCACCCAAAACCGGCAAACTTGCTTTCAAAGGTCTGTTCACAGATTTGCCATCTCACTGTGGAATTTGGAACGCCATCCAGTCAACCGATGGCTTCTTGGTCTCTCATTGTCATTGGGGAACAAACCAAGCAAATCCGCCTTAGAGCGATTGAAATGATTAAACATATTGGGACACAATGGTTTGGGCGAAAAACGAATGCTGATACGATCCGTCGACACGTACGAAATGGGACCGTGGCTTGGCAGATAGGATTTCCGtcccaaagttgttccaaCTCCCGCACTATCTGCCTTCTCGAAGGTCTCGCAAAAGGCTTTACGGGTTGCTCTTAAAGACTCCTTTTGTACAGAGTGTGCATACAAATGCAATCTTTCGGGCTTTCCTTCGATACCCATACATGGCCTGAGGTCAAGAAACGGGTCTGTTCTTGAACGCTGGAACGTCCCAAAGTTTTGGTTGTGGTAGCCTTAACGAAATGGCCATTCTATTTTTGACTTGGTATTGCTTGGCAGGGATCAAAGATCGGCGTAATTGGAAAGAATGATCAATCTCTGTACGGTGGTCGAATATGGGACGATGAAATATGCTCTCCGATTGGGAATTGGATTCCTCTTGTCTTTCTGCGATGTAGACCGAATGCATATTGATGTCCCTTTTTCGCTttggttccaatttgattgcagattttttttaacccaCTTCTTGGCTTTGGCCCTTGAAGAAACAAGTTTGGGTAACGCACCTTTAAGACGGACGTTCTTTTTTATGTCCTTGCAAAAAATCAATCCAATTTGCAGGAGACTGGAAGTAGATTTTGCATTCGGTTTCTTATGAACGCATGGCATTATTTTTGAGGCCTTTTTAATGACTAGATCAGCTTCACATACTTCAAtaaaacatgcatggacatATACGTAGACCAAGTAACTAGGAATAAATGACTTCGGCGTTTAAGACAATTgcaagacattttttgttttgctgacttccttaccgctaccgggattggaatcccagcagttcaagacgagaagattattcatttgatttgacttttatttatatatattatttgatcgaccaactaatttgagttggctgatctagctaatccttgaacataaggttgatccggaatattagtcaaaaacttgtccaagtctgacttaaatcctgctactggatcaacgcctagataagccctacgaatatttgagggcagcaaattaatcaatgaaggagcccgagaaagaaaagagatggacttcattgttttaactagcctggattctcgagggcttgaagtcactacaattgaccctaaatccagggttgggacaaagctcatgaattcttttgaaaacgtacaatatcacatacctttcgtaccttctctgaacactgtacagtcccaacctttctaacctctcccaataagagagctctctcattcctgtgatgttcctagtcaAACATcattggacttgctcgaccttttgcaaacctgctgaacatattggagcccaaatgggagaggcatattcaagatgtggctgaacaatcgacttgtacagagttagcatcctgatactatctctggacttaaatgtgcgatatatccaaccacatgtttgaaaagccttaccaactttcaactggatatgctcatcgaacttccAATTATTTTAGagaactacacctaaatcttttatagatgagaccttctcaatgtccttaccttcatcatctaatagtagAGTGcctaatggcgtcgacccaaatgtcattgaacgaaattttattccattcagtgccatgttactcgcagcaacccaggagtagatttggtctaggacctctaccaaatatccagaccattcctaccaactaacAATTatgtatcatcatcatgagaagagatactgacattactactaccaagcttctgaagcggagcaatgaaaataatgaaaaggagaggacccaaaatggagccctgagggacacccgacttgacatcatatatgtcactaagggatccctcaaccttaactaattcTTTCCTACCATCAATGAAACTCCTTAGCCAATTAAGAACCTTGCCTTAAATCCCAATCTCAtagagcctgttaactaaaaggccatgatctaccttgtcaaaggccttggcaaagtcgagataaactacatcgactgattcatggctctccagtccctcaataaccttctctatatgttcaattaATTTTTATAACCGTGTTAAAATGTCCTCAcaacccatgctggctaggaggtacgacttcatggatatcaagaaattcaacaagtttgaacttcgtggtcttctcaaacaccttcgcaatattcgaagtgagaaaaataaGCCTACAACTACTTtaagcgacttatctcccccttagAAAGTTGAACGagcatgagctagcttcacaGAAGATcggaacttgccctggtccaagatgcaacgcatcaaatacaagaaaacaggagcaagaacctgtcagcatctcatcagaaactgagatgtcactccatcataGCCAAAGGAACTCAAGAgtctttgcttttctttttattgatttcCCGTTatgtccccccccccaaacacatttttgcttACTTAGTATTGCTGCTCAAAGAATTTATAACAAATCATAATCTCAAGAGAGTCAGCAACACTTTTTTCGTTAATCCACACAGTTTTATTTGATCGCCTAGTTCATTTAACCTAGTAATGGTGAAAGAAATTTACTATCGTATATTTCTTctaatttttgcaaaattctCCACCAGTTCTGGGCATTGAATGCCAAATGGTTTGAGATAAAAAATTGCTGATCTTACTTTGCTTTGAATCCATATGAAATCTGATCTTCCAACCAATCACAATTTAAACATCTAATTAGCCCTTAAATGTCGGGGTGATTAGGAATTTCAATCACCGACTTTTCCAtttctgacttaaatcttgctaccCGATCAACATCTTCTATACATATCCCCTACCAATATTTGAGaacagaaaattgaaaaatgaaggaggctaaaaaagaacaaaaaaaaatatttcagacaATTATTAGCGtaaattgctttttctttttaaacttttttatcatttaacGGCTTTTTATAGACATTTTGAGCCTTTCTATGTACCTAGTAAATTGATTCGGCGAGTTCTGATTCATCTTACCCACAAAAAGGCAATAACATCTTGAATTATTGGCGCGTTAATGCAGGAAAACAAAATAACGTCCTAATCATTTTTTCGGAGGTCACTTGAACTTTGGGATAGCTATTTTTTAatagattgtctttttcattaAAACAGTTAGTTTTTTGTCTAACATCATGAATTGCACTTTGGTTATTTATTTCCTTCTCTATACAGAAAAGTAGCCCACTCACATCCCCCCCAAAATGACGATGATTCATCCGAATGCAGCTTCTtaaaaaaccaattttaaGTACATTTACTAACATATTCGTTGAcaattttattgacaaatttgagatttgaagaaaacctATCTAccacaaaatattcatttcttgagaCTCTTATTGACCAAAGCATCCAAATTAGCTCTTACCATCTTCCTACCTAAAGCAAAGCTCATTATTTATTTCCAATTaccacttttttctttcaaaattttagtTGATATTGAGTCAAGGTAGAGCGGtcaaaaatgattattttttattgaaatttgaagctcaattttttcaattatCAATACATATGTTTGCACAAAGGCCATATGGGGTCATAGTTATTCTTTGCGTTCGTCTTAGCGATTTTCTCTAAAAAGGGGAAATATTTGACGATTGATAGTGTTTGGATTATCTTTTTCTCCATTCATAACGGATCATCTTAATTATCCTCTTGGTGCAAAGAATAACCTTGGGTCGTTTGATTATGTACATAATAGGCCAAACCACGGACATGGCAACTATTGGGCAGAACTGCTCCACTTTGACGAAAGAGGGTGCTTTCTGCAGTTCCTCTACAGTCAATTCCATTCGGATCATGTTGGGAATAGTAGATAGGAAAAGTATAACCTTGCTCGCCACGGAAAAGACCAGGTTCCACAAGTGTTTGGTCTTCGCGGTTCCAcgattttgttgcttttggaaaaattCCGACATCAGAATTCGAACAGAAATGACCAGATGTAGACATCCGGAGGCAATCATGCTATAACGTGGAACCAATGCGGGAATTGCTGGATACTTCACATTTTGTCTGAGTTCAATGGGGTCTAAATGGGTGCATCGACCATACATGGCATTGGTTTGGATCCAACCCATATTGTGGAACGAGTACGCCGAAATGTGAACTCCCAGAACGGCATTGAGAGTCAAGAAGAAACGAACGAAGAAGACCTCATTGAGGCATCCCACGGATTTGAACCAATACACATACAAGTAACGCAAGATGGTGATTTCGTTCAGAGTCATCAAGGCCACGAACAATTGGAATTGCAGGCAAAGGTTGAGGGCGATGCACACTTCCGATCTGAATGGGGAAAAGAGGTCCATGATCACATTTTGCAAACCCACTTGGATGTTGATCAAGAGGAACGATAAGCTCAAGATTCCGTAGAAGACGTTGACCAAGGTTCTTTGGAGCTTGTTCTCGTGCAATTCGTACCAAGTGATTGTAGTCAAAAGAAGGTTCCCGACGACTTGGGTCAGAAATACCAAAAAGATGCCCCAAACTTGATAGTTTGGATTAGAGGCGATGTTTTGGTAAGCAGCTCTGGTTGAGTTCATGTcgaatgaacgaatgaacaGCATAGCACTAAGTGAAACAGAGGGATCAaaagtcaaattgaaaagagcaCTCAGAGCCTTAAGAATTGCCATAACAACAGCCACTCACGGTCTAGTTTCTGCCCTTGAGCATTTGTGTTTAACAAGTTCACAAGAAAAGCTACaatggaaaaattggaaaGCTGAAATCCAACATATAACAAAGACAACATACACTAGAATTTGACATGTGAAGGCAAGTTCTGCACGTACTACAGGATAATTGAATGCAAATGCTGAAGTGCAACTTAATTGCGCAGTGAGCAAAACGctcattttcttgtttactTCACTTCTGCTTTTGCTAATGTTTGTTCAAATGTGCCCTTAGCAATGATAGATGCAGTACGGTCTGCTTGGTGGTATTTACCGGTGATTGATCACGGCTCTctatctgaatttgaaaatgtgaaacaaTTGGCATTTTGATTCCTGTATCCTCGTACTTGTAGCGTAAATGTACTAAAAACACGATTGAGTGGAATACTGCAAGCAATATTTATGACTGATTGGCAGTTTATCTAACTCTCTAATCCCCGGTTTTTTGTTTGCTATCGAAGGAGTCGTGTTGCTTAATTAATCAAAGTAGGGCTATTCACGTTATTTATGAGACATTAATATTGGAGATTCTGGACATGACAATAATTTCCTTGTAAAACAACGGAAAAAGATTGACAAAGTAGTTTTCAAATCTATTAGGTTATAGGTAGTGTTTGgaactttgaaaaaacatCGAAATGATGCGCGTTATCTTTTGCTCCCAAAAGCGGGTCCTGACATGCTAACTCATGATATGATATTCATTAATAAGTTACAACACAATTccgaaagaaggaaaagaccATTTAAATTCAGCCAAAAAGGTAGTGGgcggtgcttgtcacatttcacAGATGGATATTCAAGCTTGGCGaacattgtttattgtttattgtgggtaccactcaaatcaccatgggggagtataaagagtattggtatGTATCAACATGTATTAAACATGTATAGAAAGAGACGTAAATCAGGAATGAGGCAAACCCTTTGATGGCTTCTCCTGATGACTTAAAACAATGAGGATTGCATCGGCGATTCCGTTCAACAAAATGCTACAAATGGATGATCACACAATTGAAGTACCAAACTCGGACTTCAAAAGTCTGTCAGAGCGtaatttttcatcatcatatcCTATCGTAATCCCTTGGATAAAAAGCCATtgaggggcttaaaatcttcttttgcttttaacCGGGCACCTGTTTAAtacaacttgctgccgtgctctcCTAGACtattctatgcattagatgaACCACGGTTACGTGTTTAACGTGActtagatcgtttttttttgtttacgATCCCAGACCACCCTTACATCaaagggtgccctagagcggctaattcaaaacaatttacACAACCAAACCTGTACAAATTATGACGCACTATGACTTACAGAGAATTTATttcccttgtatcggttaCAACTCGAGAattgaatgaagaagaaaaaaatatgagcaaTTTGTTTTCACTGGGATGTCATTCGTTCATCAATGTGTTATGTTCAGGAATCCGGTCTAGGAACTTTGAAGGCTGAAAGTGATCAGTTAGCCCAATTAATATCCCAAACGAAGGAGTTACAATTGGTCCTTGACCCTTGATTTAAAAACTGGTGAGACTAGTGCTTGcattccttttcaaaacagtcTTTTTCTTGGGTCTTATACCTACCTTTAAGTTCGAAGAAGCAGAGCTCTTGACGTTCGTAAAGTACTATTTCATCTTCCTGAATCAAATTGTCATTTCGGACGCGATGTGCATTTCAGAAGAACCGAACCTATTTGTAAAGTTCTGAGCTTTTCACAtttctgaactttttttcttttacccAAATAGCGATTTGGTTTGTGTTCTTAGCATACTTGTGCATATGATGTTTTCCGAGAGACGCACTAGAGTAAATATAGTTCAAGCTTGCAAGTACTTTTCTTTCGCCATGGCAGCCGGTTTTGAACTCccaaagcaaaatttgaacacCCATAGGAAAAGTACGAGCACGAGTTCAAAAACTGTTTACTGATCCAATTTAGATGTCGTCATTAAATTACCGGAGGCACGCCACAAATGACTGAAATGTCCCACGTGGGGACCAAATTTTGGCTGGAGACCCCTCATTTGGCGGTGTTTCCTACTAAGTGAGCAAGCACTGGTTCCACGGTGGTCTGGTCTCGAAATTTGTGGACTGACTCATTTGGATCCTAGAGGAACCAGTTGCACCGTCGGTACTTCGTAATGTGAAACTTTTGCCAGGCATTGCTGGTGCCTCTTTCCAACTCTTGAGggttgttccaagttccaaataTCTTCATTAACGTGGAACAGGTCGGGTTTGGAGATAAATAACCGTGGTTGTTTTCCCTGCCATATTCTGCTTTCCTCAAGTTCATTCCAGGCTTTGGGTGAGGAAAAATGTTTCCTCGGGTATGTCCAAGTAATAGAGACGAATGAATATCTTTACATTAGAGACGTGTGCCAAACCCCATTCGGTTCCTAATGAGGTCTGCCAATCCACATTCTCCCAAGTCTCAAGGCAGGCTTAACGGAGAGCTTGTTGTTCCTCGTCTTCAAAAAAAGGTAAGCCCCATCGAATACGACTAGGGGTCTACGAGAACAAAAGGGAGGTAAGTGGATGAGGAGATCTGGCAAAGGCTTGACGCTTGAACTAATAGATTAAGAAGGTtattccattcaaagcttAGATCGATCACTTGCCAAGGAAGTAGGAATGTGTCAAGTCAATGTGTTGATTGTCCCAAAGCGTTGGCTAAGGAACCTTGCCATTTCCCGGCCAGACTCccaaaaggaacaagaaaaggaCCAAACAAATTATCCATTGCTCTCTTCTTGGCCTAAGGAACAAGACGTGGCGATGAATGAAGACGAAAAGAAGACCTTTTACACTAGTACAACGTAGATATGACTATAAAGAGAAATGCAGTATTAGTCACCCATGGGCAAGGATCCAatgttccaaacaaaatgataaAGGTTTGGCCTGAGGATGGATCACTTCTCGAATAGCCTTTCTCTCTGGTCGCTGGATCTACGTGGTTGATTACTCTGTGGTTTTGTGGGACAAGGGGCGTGATCTGCTCACCCAGTGGgtgacaatgaataagccattcATCAGGAGGTCAATCATTCAGAAAACATCCTTCGTCGGCAAACACACGCACATTGAAAGCCAGTTCCAATCTGTGTGGTGTTCCATCAGCGTGTTCCGTCTTATCAGAGGACCCGATTCACGCCTTGCTCGCGTCTTCAGGGAACAATCAATGGTCAAGATGCATCATCACAAGCTTGTTGGTAAATTCGACATGGGGTTTGTTCCATTTATTCACGCTACATCAGGGTCCATTTCACCTCTCGAATGAATATGTAGCCTATTTTCCGGTTCGTTTCATTACTTGGCCTATTTTCATCTTCTCGAGGTCGAGCCCCTTCATTCTTCTTCGAACGGATGTAATTCCACAAGTATTTATAGTGCCTCTGAAGTCAGTCATTAGGTCCAAAAATATGAGTAAGGAGCTTGGAACGACTGCTCTGATTGCAATGGGTAAGAAACATAGCCCTAGGAGATTTGTTGCTCGATTATTACTCTTGTAATCTTAGGCAAACCTTATTTGCTTGTTACATTTCTCCTTGACTTTGATGACTTGGGATTTGAGCTATTCCCTTACAAAGTTAGTAATCGTTAGGGATAAGCATGTTTGGAGTGGAATTTGCCAGTCTGAATACGAAACAAAGAATAAAAATGCGTTTTGACTTCAATCCACTTTTCTGCTCTTGGCCTTAATTTTCGTTCACTCAGGATGGTGAAATTTCTAATAACTAGGGCATTCTAAAGATTCATATTGAAACATTGTATATAGGACTGAGCTTTACAAATATGGAGCAACTAAAATCCAATTTCTTGCACAATTATCGAAGATATTTGAAGGGTCTGTTAAATCGAAGCATTTCAGTCCATCTTTATCTTATCAGCAATATCAACTATTTTCTCTATTTAGTAAGTGGCCATTTGTTATTCTTGGTCAGTGCGACTTTGGGGGACTAAGGCAGTTGCACGACACTCGAGTTCCAAATAACTCAATTGGATAGGGAAGACCCAGGCACTCATTTTCGTCTTGGAACAAGGGAACCCAATCTGGTTGGATCCTCCTCCCGCCATCCAAAGACCTTTCCTTGCAACCAAATGGTCCAAAGAGCGTTAGAATGGTTCTGTGGCGCCACCAGGCCTCTTAAGTCCTCAAAAGGAGAATCCTCATGAACTATATACCATGTCTGACAAGTCTTGTCTGCATTCTTATTTAGAGCCATTACATTCAGATACTATTTGGGGGGGTACGGGTCTTGAAATCTGGActagggggggggggatattTTTACTCGTTAGATTTTTTGATTGGTACTATTGCAGTCAGATGGATGGTCCTACATTTTGTGGGGTTAATAAGACAATTAATTGTCTTATTTTTGCTCATGAGAATCAACGTATCAGAAGAAAGCAATCGACTTCTCCAAATATCTTTAGAATTGACCAAAATCTTGACCAACAATCACCTTGATGTACCAATTATTCTTCTGACGGTACATAAAAAACGACATGTCCACAGAAATATCTTCTTACTGCCTCTAATATGGTTGAGcgaagtttgacttttgagaCAAACTGCAGATTCGACGATGATGAGTATTACAACAGTGGGGCATGCGCAGAATGCCAAATGTGAATGTATTGCGTGTCTTACAAATGCTTCATGGCGTTGATCTTCTTTTCCCGCTTTTCTAGATAATGTTATTAAACAGTTTCGTCCTCCCAAAAGCCTTTGGTTC
This window harbors:
- the LOC131890003 gene encoding uncharacterized protein LOC131890003, which gives rise to MPVIVQQFLWFLVLIWGTDCVRLVRLTVPSHKFIGDKAILDCLYDLENEQLYSVKWYKDGNEFYRYIPGDIDQTVTIFRLPGVRVDPRHSNKNQVMVRNLNLQSAGQYRCEVSAEAPLFNTVSRSSRMDVVVLPRKGPRISGGSHTYHVGDRVHVNCTSERSKPAATLHWYINNAPAPDYFLHPYPSIQHEDGLETAILGLEFQVTPKSFPENELSISLRCSSSISTVNSEAQTTETHHQKSSVHFSYGSLFASGWSIWPSGWLVVISILFQICIQPTTTAITSMNYP